The following coding sequences lie in one Rothia sp. SD9660Na genomic window:
- a CDS encoding ribose-5-phosphate isomerase — MRVHIATDHAGLELSHYLIQALTEAGYEMVDHGPAEYDALDDYPSFCINAALAVRADRAAGLDSLGIVLGGSGNGEQMAANKVEGIRAALAWSHDTAALAREHNNAQVVAVGGRQHTKEEALEIIKVFLTTEWTNEERHARRIDQMAEYEQTGAIAGKQIDSYEN, encoded by the coding sequence GTGCGTGTACACATCGCAACCGACCACGCAGGCCTAGAACTTAGCCACTACCTCATCCAAGCACTCACCGAGGCCGGCTACGAGATGGTCGACCACGGACCTGCTGAATACGACGCCCTCGACGACTACCCCAGCTTCTGCATCAACGCGGCGCTCGCCGTCCGCGCAGACCGCGCAGCGGGCCTAGACTCCCTGGGTATTGTGCTGGGTGGTTCCGGCAACGGTGAGCAGATGGCCGCTAACAAGGTTGAAGGCATCCGTGCTGCTCTGGCCTGGAGCCACGACACCGCAGCCCTGGCCCGTGAACACAACAACGCCCAGGTCGTTGCGGTGGGCGGACGCCAGCACACCAAGGAAGAAGCCCTCGAGATCATCAAGGTCTTCCTCACCACCGAGTGGACCAACGAAGAGCGCCACGCCCGCCGCATCGATCAGATGGCCGAATACGAGCAGACCGGCGCCATCGCCGGCAAGCAGATCGACAGCTACGAGAACTAA
- a CDS encoding DNA-formamidopyrimidine glycosylase family protein, translating into MPEGHSIHRLARQLTDVFAGAQLAVTSPQGRFADGAALLDGHTFDSAFAHGKHLFARFSNELYLNVHLGIYGAFTFGGDEHFTGASSIGAPRKIGEREDHRSELTAEPPAPRPTTRARLVSEHGWADLVGPTICRTLTPEEVGEVRAKLGPDPLNQDADPAAFYASAAKTSRPIGVVLMDQKAISGVGNIFRAESLYRTGIDPFTPAKECSRQQLEALWNDNKHLLEIGVRVGRIITTEPADRPGIPETEAWPDHANYVYHRQGQACPRCGATIALEEVAGRKLYWCPGCQH; encoded by the coding sequence ATGCCAGAAGGGCACTCAATCCACCGCCTGGCCCGCCAGCTCACCGACGTTTTTGCCGGTGCCCAGCTGGCGGTCACCAGCCCCCAGGGAAGATTTGCGGACGGCGCAGCCCTACTCGACGGCCATACCTTCGACTCGGCTTTCGCCCACGGTAAGCACCTCTTCGCCCGTTTCTCCAACGAGCTCTACCTCAACGTGCACCTGGGAATCTACGGGGCCTTTACCTTCGGTGGCGACGAGCACTTTACTGGGGCCTCCTCGATTGGTGCTCCACGTAAAATTGGTGAGCGAGAGGACCACCGGTCCGAGCTCACCGCTGAACCTCCTGCGCCCCGGCCGACCACCCGCGCCCGCCTGGTCTCAGAGCACGGCTGGGCAGACCTGGTGGGCCCCACCATCTGCCGAACCCTCACCCCCGAGGAAGTGGGGGAGGTGCGCGCAAAACTGGGCCCCGACCCCCTGAACCAGGACGCCGACCCTGCCGCCTTCTACGCTTCGGCGGCCAAGACCAGTCGGCCTATCGGCGTAGTCCTCATGGATCAGAAGGCCATCTCGGGGGTAGGAAACATCTTCCGCGCAGAATCCCTCTACCGCACCGGCATCGACCCCTTTACCCCGGCTAAAGAATGTAGCCGCCAGCAGCTTGAAGCCCTCTGGAACGATAACAAGCACTTGCTGGAAATCGGTGTGCGCGTCGGCAGAATTATCACCACCGAGCCCGCCGACAGGCCCGGCATACCGGAAACCGAGGCCTGGCCGGATCACGCTAACTACGTGTACCACCGCCAGGGCCAGGCATGCCCCCGCTGCGGGGCAACTATTGCGCTGGAAGAAGTGGCTGGGCGCAAGCTCTACTGGTGCCCGGGCTGCCAGCACTAG
- a CDS encoding HAD family hydrolase, with translation MRDTRYLLGQANLVLFDLDGTLLDSDTATAVGFNRAVREFGFEGEIDDTQSYFQAWADIQREDFQRYLAGEQVFDENRLFRTSSLLHLMTGEQQSADRAQKFLATLQEETRTAWAPFAEVDRFFGELGRRFGHLQVAVLSNGSQLTEQKKLDAIGLHDMPLFSSERVGMSKPDPYIFRFVCAQLEVDPAFAVHVGDNYIADVAAPARAGLQAAWVNRHRRGQKVARGSVKVRDLVELLDAPAPVARRFF, from the coding sequence ATGCGCGATACCAGATACTTGCTGGGGCAGGCCAACCTGGTGCTCTTCGACCTAGATGGCACCCTGCTCGATAGCGATACAGCAACCGCAGTGGGTTTTAACCGGGCTGTTCGGGAGTTCGGTTTTGAGGGAGAAATCGACGACACCCAGAGCTACTTCCAGGCCTGGGCCGATATTCAGCGCGAGGATTTTCAGCGCTATTTGGCCGGTGAGCAGGTTTTTGACGAAAATCGCTTGTTTCGCACGTCGAGTCTCTTGCACCTGATGACGGGGGAGCAGCAGAGCGCTGACAGGGCCCAGAAGTTTTTGGCGACCCTACAGGAGGAAACCCGTACGGCTTGGGCCCCTTTTGCTGAGGTCGATCGGTTTTTTGGGGAGCTCGGCCGCCGGTTTGGGCATCTGCAGGTGGCGGTGCTTTCTAACGGGTCCCAGCTCACTGAGCAGAAGAAGCTCGATGCTATCGGCTTGCATGATATGCCCCTGTTTTCTTCAGAGAGAGTGGGTATGAGCAAGCCCGACCCCTATATTTTCCGGTTTGTTTGTGCCCAGTTAGAGGTGGACCCGGCTTTTGCTGTGCACGTGGGCGATAACTATATTGCGGACGTTGCCGCCCCGGCTCGGGCGGGTCTGCAGGCTGCCTGGGTTAACCGGCACCGCCGCGGTCAGAAAGTGGCGAGGGGGAGCGTGAAGGTGCGCGACCTGGTGGAGCTATTGGATGCGCCTGCGCCTGTTGCTCGCCGGTTTTTCTAG
- the tig gene encoding trigger factor: MKTAVEKINPTLAKIEVEVSFAEFKTYLDRTYKSLANQISVPGFRKGKTPKALIDQRAGFDFVVENALNDALNNFYQQALVENELTPLAQPELDIVSKPEEGNREADVKLTIEVTVRPEIELPDYSGIKVEVASVEVTEEDEQKALDALRGRFGTLKAVDRPAADEDFLTINIAAEIDGEEVDAANDLSYQVGSGTMLDGLDEAVLGLSAGEDATFVTKLAGGEHAGEEATVKVEVTAVKERELPEADDDFAQLASEFDTIAELKEDLKKQAADSKVAEQGAEARDKVLDALVELVEIPVPEKVIEDQLAQHFNTPGQDDDHDTEEHRAEVRENTERAFKNEIILDAIAEKEEVSVEQAELIDYIITMSQQYGMDPNQFAQMLDGSGQSGMIVGEVRRSKALAAVLAQAEVKDADGKAVDLSSFLGETADAE; this comes from the coding sequence GTGAAGACTGCCGTCGAGAAGATCAACCCGACCCTCGCAAAGATTGAGGTCGAGGTTTCCTTCGCTGAGTTCAAGACCTACCTTGACCGTACCTACAAGTCACTGGCTAACCAGATTTCGGTTCCCGGTTTCCGTAAGGGTAAGACCCCTAAGGCTCTCATCGATCAGCGTGCAGGCTTTGACTTTGTTGTTGAGAACGCTCTGAACGATGCTCTGAACAACTTCTACCAGCAGGCCCTGGTTGAGAATGAGCTGACCCCCCTGGCTCAGCCCGAGCTCGACATCGTTTCTAAGCCTGAAGAGGGCAACCGCGAAGCTGATGTGAAGCTGACCATTGAGGTCACCGTCCGCCCCGAGATCGAACTGCCTGACTACTCAGGTATCAAGGTTGAGGTTGCAAGCGTAGAGGTTACCGAAGAAGATGAGCAGAAGGCTCTCGATGCCCTACGCGGCCGCTTCGGCACCCTGAAGGCTGTTGACCGCCCCGCAGCTGACGAGGACTTCCTGACCATCAACATCGCCGCTGAAATTGACGGCGAAGAGGTTGATGCCGCTAACGACCTGTCCTACCAGGTTGGCTCCGGCACTATGCTGGACGGTCTGGATGAGGCTGTCCTTGGCCTCTCCGCTGGTGAGGACGCTACTTTCGTCACCAAGCTTGCCGGTGGTGAGCATGCAGGTGAAGAAGCAACCGTTAAGGTTGAGGTCACCGCTGTGAAGGAGCGCGAGCTGCCTGAGGCTGACGACGACTTCGCTCAGCTGGCTTCAGAGTTCGACACCATTGCTGAACTGAAGGAGGACCTGAAGAAGCAGGCTGCTGATTCCAAGGTTGCCGAGCAGGGTGCAGAAGCACGCGACAAGGTTCTTGATGCTCTGGTTGAACTGGTTGAAATCCCCGTTCCCGAGAAGGTTATCGAAGACCAGCTGGCTCAGCACTTCAACACCCCCGGCCAGGATGATGACCACGACACCGAAGAGCACCGCGCAGAGGTTCGCGAGAACACCGAGCGTGCTTTCAAGAACGAAATCATCCTCGACGCTATTGCTGAGAAGGAAGAAGTTTCTGTCGAGCAGGCTGAGCTCATTGATTACATCATCACCATGAGCCAGCAGTACGGCATGGACCCCAACCAGTTCGCTCAGATGCTCGACGGCTCAGGCCAGTCCGGCATGATTGTTGGCGAGGTTCGCCGTTCAAAGGCTCTGGCAGCTGTTCTGGCTCAGGCTGAGGTTAAGGACGCCGACGGCAAGGCTGTTGACCTCTCTTCCTTCCTGGGTGAGACCGCAGATGCCGAATAA
- a CDS encoding ABC transporter substrate-binding protein, translating into MKANRISLLAATSVLALALTACGAGSTDASNESSASTSASASQTASTVTVTDNYGEVTVTVPPQKIAATDNRTFEVLEAWGIDLVAAPITLIPATVETYKNDSSITDIGTHREPNLELLAGEEPDLIVNGQRFSQHYDAIKELNPQAAILELEPRDGQPLGEELKRQVTVLGEVFGKQAEADQLIADFDAALARAKAAYDGESTVMAVNVSGGEIGYVAPSIGRTYGPIFDMLGLKPALEVEGSSDNHQGDDISVEAIAEANPDWLLVLDRDAGTSIDEGSPAAADVIAGSSALANVTAITKNQIAYAPADTYTNESIITYTEILNDLADKFEAAK; encoded by the coding sequence GTGAAGGCCAACCGTATCTCCCTGCTTGCAGCCACTTCCGTTCTGGCGCTGGCGCTCACCGCCTGTGGCGCAGGCAGCACTGACGCCTCCAACGAATCAAGCGCGTCTACCTCAGCTTCCGCTAGCCAGACTGCTAGCACTGTTACCGTCACTGATAACTACGGTGAGGTTACCGTGACTGTTCCCCCTCAGAAGATAGCGGCCACCGATAACCGTACCTTTGAGGTCCTCGAAGCCTGGGGCATCGATTTGGTTGCAGCCCCCATCACTCTGATTCCTGCAACGGTTGAGACCTACAAGAACGACTCGTCCATCACCGACATTGGCACCCACCGCGAGCCCAACCTTGAACTGCTGGCCGGCGAAGAGCCTGATCTGATTGTCAACGGTCAGCGCTTCTCTCAGCACTATGACGCCATCAAGGAGCTTAACCCCCAGGCTGCCATTCTCGAACTTGAACCCCGCGACGGCCAGCCCCTGGGCGAAGAGCTCAAGCGCCAGGTCACCGTACTGGGCGAGGTCTTCGGCAAGCAGGCTGAGGCCGACCAGCTCATCGCAGACTTCGACGCCGCTCTAGCCCGCGCTAAGGCCGCCTACGACGGCGAATCCACCGTCATGGCCGTCAACGTCTCCGGCGGCGAAATCGGCTACGTTGCCCCCTCCATCGGCCGCACCTACGGCCCTATCTTCGACATGCTGGGCCTCAAGCCCGCCCTTGAAGTTGAAGGTTCATCAGATAACCACCAGGGCGACGATATCTCGGTTGAGGCTATCGCAGAAGCCAACCCCGACTGGCTGCTGGTTCTTGACCGCGATGCTGGCACCAGCATCGATGAGGGCTCACCCGCTGCTGCAGATGTCATCGCCGGTAGCTCAGCCCTGGCCAATGTCACCGCAATCACCAAGAACCAGATTGCCTACGCTCCGGCTGATACCTATACCAACGAATCCATCATCACCTACACCGAGATTCTCAACGATCTTGCCGATAAGTTCGAAGCCGCCAAGTAA
- a CDS encoding iron chelate uptake ABC transporter family permease subunit: MTITETTRVSRTRNSLVSGKFLLASLGIVALLVLSLFTGEYDIFNKADGATMFAITRIPRTIALVLAGAAMAMCGLVMQMLTQNKFVEPTTTGTTEWASLGLLFMLYFFPAANLLQQMTAAIVFAFIGSMVFFLFLRRVSLRSSLIVPIVGMMLGAVVSAFTTFFALQTNLLQNLGVWFAGSFTSVIKGQYEVLWLVLLVVAVIFWYADRLTVAGLGQEFATNVGLNYAQIMLVGTALIAIATGVVTVVVGSLPFLGLIVPNIVSMFRGDDLRSNLPWVALTGIGVVTICDLIGRTIIAPFEIPVSVILGIVGALVFIGLIVKGRPRVSAGK; encoded by the coding sequence ATGACGATCACCGAAACCACCCGAGTTAGCCGCACCAGGAACTCCCTGGTCAGCGGCAAATTCCTGCTAGCCAGCCTGGGCATTGTTGCCCTGCTCGTGCTCTCCTTGTTCACGGGGGAGTACGACATCTTCAACAAGGCTGACGGCGCTACCATGTTCGCCATCACCCGCATACCTCGAACCATTGCCCTGGTGCTGGCCGGAGCAGCCATGGCCATGTGCGGTCTGGTCATGCAGATGCTGACCCAGAACAAGTTCGTGGAACCAACCACGACCGGTACCACCGAATGGGCTAGTCTGGGTCTGCTCTTTATGCTCTACTTCTTCCCCGCGGCGAACCTCTTGCAGCAGATGACGGCGGCTATCGTTTTTGCTTTTATCGGCTCAATGGTCTTCTTCCTCTTCCTGCGCCGGGTATCTCTCAGGTCTTCTCTCATCGTGCCGATTGTGGGCATGATGCTGGGTGCTGTTGTTTCTGCCTTTACCACTTTCTTTGCCCTTCAGACCAACCTGTTACAGAACCTGGGTGTGTGGTTCGCCGGCAGTTTTACGTCTGTTATTAAGGGGCAGTACGAGGTGCTCTGGCTGGTGCTCCTGGTGGTTGCTGTTATCTTCTGGTATGCCGATCGGCTGACTGTCGCCGGTCTAGGCCAGGAATTTGCAACCAACGTGGGCCTGAACTACGCCCAGATCATGCTGGTGGGCACCGCCCTGATTGCCATCGCAACCGGTGTGGTGACCGTGGTGGTCGGATCCCTGCCCTTCCTAGGGTTAATCGTTCCCAACATCGTCAGCATGTTCCGTGGGGATGACCTGCGCTCTAACCTACCATGGGTCGCCCTCACCGGTATCGGGGTCGTGACAATCTGCGACTTGATTGGGCGCACTATTATCGCCCCCTTCGAAATCCCGGTGTCGGTGATTCTGGGTATCGTGGGTGCTCTTGTTTTTATTGGTCTGATTGTGAAGGGGCGGCCCCGTGTATCAGCAGGCAAGTAA
- a CDS encoding iron chelate uptake ABC transporter family permease subunit, with protein sequence MYQQASKESRVGASALPEMSTGADAHPTSRRAGISRSAGAFKTPAAARTYWVLLAVLTAAAALAAFGLLAYGNPFETGTLKWWLIAERRSNALIAMAVAAVCQAVATVAFQTVTNNRIITPGILGFQALYAAIHTATIYFAGAAGLIAARTLDTFIFQLVMMVALSLLLYSWLLTGRRANMHVMLLVGVVLGGGLGSVSTFMQRMLTPSEFDILTARLFASVNNADPAYYPVALPLVVLSVAVLYAKSRTLNALSLGAPAATNLGIDHRRESIIVLVIVALMMAVSTALVGPLTFLGFLVATLTYQFADTYDHRYLFPMATVLSFAILAVSYFIMNHIFSAQGVVGIIIELIGGLTFLIVILRKGKL encoded by the coding sequence GTGTATCAGCAGGCAAGTAAAGAAAGCCGGGTGGGTGCGTCCGCCCTGCCCGAGATGAGCACCGGTGCGGACGCCCACCCCACCTCCCGCAGGGCAGGTATCTCCCGGAGCGCAGGGGCTTTCAAGACCCCTGCCGCTGCCCGCACCTACTGGGTGCTCCTGGCGGTGCTCACCGCTGCCGCTGCGCTGGCAGCCTTCGGTCTACTGGCCTACGGAAACCCCTTTGAAACCGGCACCCTCAAGTGGTGGCTCATTGCTGAGCGTCGATCCAATGCCCTGATTGCGATGGCTGTAGCAGCTGTCTGCCAGGCTGTGGCAACGGTGGCTTTTCAGACGGTGACTAACAACCGCATTATCACCCCCGGCATTCTGGGCTTTCAGGCCCTCTACGCCGCGATTCACACCGCAACCATCTATTTCGCCGGGGCAGCCGGGCTGATTGCCGCCCGCACCCTCGACACCTTTATTTTCCAGCTGGTCATGATGGTGGCCCTGAGCCTCTTGCTTTACTCCTGGCTGCTGACCGGCAGGCGGGCTAACATGCACGTTATGCTCCTGGTCGGTGTGGTACTGGGTGGGGGGCTGGGGTCAGTCTCAACCTTCATGCAGCGCATGCTGACCCCCAGCGAGTTCGATATCCTGACCGCCCGCCTCTTCGCCTCGGTCAACAACGCCGACCCCGCCTACTACCCGGTGGCCCTGCCCCTGGTCGTCCTGAGCGTTGCGGTACTCTACGCAAAGTCTCGTACCCTCAATGCCCTATCCCTGGGCGCACCGGCAGCCACCAACCTGGGGATTGACCACCGGCGAGAGTCCATCATTGTGCTGGTAATCGTTGCCCTCATGATGGCTGTTTCAACCGCCCTGGTCGGCCCGCTGACCTTCCTAGGTTTTTTGGTGGCAACCCTTACCTACCAGTTTGCTGATACCTACGACCACCGCTACCTCTTCCCTATGGCAACCGTGCTCTCCTTTGCCATTCTGGCGGTTTCCTATTTCATCATGAACCACATCTTCTCAGCCCAGGGAGTCGTTGGTATTATCATCGAACTGATCGGTGGCCTGACCTTCCTGATCGTCATCCTCCGAAAGGGCAAACTATGA
- a CDS encoding ATP-binding cassette domain-containing protein encodes MITLNQVAKSYSGETNIGPVDVELPSGGITALVGPNGAGKSTLLTMVGRLLDIDAGTIEIGGLNVATTKSKDLAKVVSILRQENHFVTKLTVRQLVGFGRFPYTGGRLTAEDEEIISRYIDFLNLTSLENRYLDELSGGQRQRAYVAMVLCQETDYVLLDEPLNNLDISHSVQMMQHLHNAARTLGRTIIVVLHDINFAARYADYICAIKDGKLARFGTVAEIMQDDLLTEIFNTPIQVIQGPSGPIACYH; translated from the coding sequence ATGATCACCCTGAACCAGGTCGCCAAAAGCTACTCCGGTGAAACCAACATCGGCCCGGTTGACGTAGAGCTACCGTCAGGAGGTATCACAGCCCTGGTTGGCCCCAACGGTGCTGGTAAGTCCACCCTGCTCACTATGGTGGGCCGCTTACTCGATATCGACGCAGGTACCATCGAAATCGGTGGCCTGAACGTGGCTACTACCAAGTCCAAAGACCTGGCTAAAGTCGTCTCGATTCTGCGCCAGGAAAACCACTTTGTCACCAAACTCACCGTGCGCCAGCTCGTGGGCTTCGGACGCTTCCCCTACACAGGGGGCCGACTCACTGCTGAAGACGAAGAGATTATCTCCCGCTATATCGACTTCCTCAATCTCACCAGCCTCGAAAACCGCTACCTCGATGAGCTCTCAGGCGGCCAGCGGCAGCGGGCCTACGTAGCCATGGTGCTCTGCCAAGAAACCGACTACGTACTTCTTGACGAGCCCCTCAATAACCTCGACATCTCCCACTCCGTGCAGATGATGCAGCACTTGCACAACGCCGCCCGCACCCTGGGCCGCACCATCATCGTGGTGCTGCACGACATCAATTTCGCTGCCCGCTACGCCGACTACATCTGCGCTATCAAGGACGGCAAACTCGCCCGCTTCGGAACCGTTGCAGAGATCATGCAAGATGACCTGCTCACCGAAATCTTCAACACCCCCATCCAGGTGATTCAGGGGCCCAGCGGCCCCATCGCCTGCTACCACTAA
- a CDS encoding ATP-dependent Clp protease proteolytic subunit — protein sequence MSFTPEAHQTPAMETPMGGQDDYVYNRLLKERIIWLGSEVRDSNANRICSQLLLLSAEDPEADIYLYINSPGGSVTAGMAIYDTMQLIPNDVVTVVTGMAASMGQFLLTAGAPGKRYATPNARILMHQPSGGIGGTASDIRTQAQLILDMKKRLSEITAERTGQTVETILRDNDRDNWFTAEEGLAYGFFDKILDKIGPATSANDK from the coding sequence ATGTCCTTCACCCCTGAAGCACACCAGACCCCCGCCATGGAAACCCCCATGGGCGGTCAGGACGACTACGTCTACAACCGCCTGCTCAAGGAACGCATCATCTGGCTGGGCTCCGAGGTGCGCGACTCCAACGCCAACCGCATCTGTTCCCAGCTCCTGCTGCTCTCAGCTGAAGACCCCGAGGCAGACATCTACCTCTACATCAACTCACCTGGCGGCTCCGTCACCGCAGGCATGGCCATTTACGACACCATGCAGCTGATCCCCAACGACGTTGTCACCGTGGTGACCGGCATGGCAGCTTCCATGGGCCAGTTCCTGCTCACCGCAGGTGCCCCCGGCAAGCGCTACGCAACCCCCAACGCCCGCATCCTCATGCACCAGCCCTCCGGCGGTATCGGCGGCACCGCCTCCGACATCCGTACCCAGGCCCAGCTCATTCTCGACATGAAGAAGCGCCTGAGCGAAATTACCGCTGAGCGCACCGGCCAGACCGTTGAGACCATCCTGCGCGATAACGACCGCGACAACTGGTTCACCGCCGAAGAAGGCCTGGCCTACGGCTTCTTCGACAAGATCCTCGACAAGATCGGTCCGGCCACCAGTGCCAACGACAAGTAA
- a CDS encoding ATP-dependent Clp protease proteolytic subunit has product MIHLPSSTAPAGMPTDRYVLPNFEERTPYGYKRQDPYAKLFEDRIIFLGVQVDDASADDIMAQLLVLESQDPDRDITLYINSPGGSFTAMTAIYDTMQYIRPEIQTVCLGQAASAAAVLLAAGTPGKRLALPNARVLIHQPALSGQQGGQASDIEIHANEVMRMREWTAQTLALHAGKTFEEVDKSIERDNILTAKGALEYGIVDQVLESRKAVKPSFNTAEKHD; this is encoded by the coding sequence ATGATTCACCTTCCTTCATCAACCGCACCTGCCGGTATGCCCACCGACCGCTACGTGCTCCCTAACTTCGAAGAGCGTACCCCGTATGGCTACAAGCGCCAGGACCCCTACGCCAAGCTCTTTGAAGATCGCATTATCTTCTTGGGCGTGCAGGTTGACGACGCCTCAGCCGATGACATCATGGCCCAGCTGCTGGTGCTCGAGTCCCAGGACCCCGATCGCGACATTACCCTCTATATCAACTCACCCGGTGGCTCCTTCACCGCGATGACTGCTATCTACGACACCATGCAGTACATCCGCCCCGAGATTCAGACCGTCTGCCTGGGCCAGGCTGCGTCAGCAGCAGCCGTCCTGCTGGCAGCCGGTACCCCCGGCAAGCGTCTTGCCCTGCCCAACGCCCGCGTGCTAATTCACCAGCCCGCCCTCTCCGGCCAGCAGGGTGGTCAGGCTTCAGACATTGAGATTCACGCAAACGAGGTCATGCGTATGCGTGAGTGGACCGCCCAGACCCTGGCCCTGCACGCCGGCAAGACCTTCGAAGAAGTCGATAAGTCGATTGAGCGCGATAACATTCTGACAGCTAAGGGCGCTCTGGAGTACGGCATTGTTGACCAGGTACTTGAATCCCGTAAGGCTGTGAAGCCCTCCTTCAATACCGCAGAAAAGCACGACTAA
- the clpX gene encoding ATP-dependent Clp protease ATP-binding subunit ClpX translates to MARLGDSTTLPKCSFCGKNQRQVRKLIAGPNIYICDECIELCNEILEEELADVKDLGAVEELPTPREIFDHMQEYVVGQEAAKRALSVAVYNHYKRIRAQQGPAFEAKELLATEGEDVEIAKSNILLVGPTGSGKTYLAQTLAKKLNVPFAVADATSLTEAGYVGEDVENILLKLIQAADGDIEKAQRGIIYIDEIDKISRKADNPSITRDVSGEGVQQALLKILEGTEAAVPPQGGRKHPQQDFLKINTANILFIVAGAFAGIEEIVGGRVGRKGIGFGASIDQAAKESDILTKLMPEDLLKFGLIPEFIGRLPVLATLGKLTESDLKRILTEPKNALVKQYKRMFALDGVELIFEDAAVAAIARQAVERDTGARGLRSIMESILQPVMFDVPSRSDVTSVIIDEAVVAGEKDPILVLEATEKKSA, encoded by the coding sequence ATGGCTCGCCTAGGCGATAGCACCACTCTTCCCAAATGCTCATTTTGTGGGAAGAACCAGCGACAGGTTCGTAAACTGATCGCCGGCCCCAACATTTACATCTGCGATGAATGCATTGAACTGTGCAACGAGATTCTCGAAGAAGAGCTCGCTGACGTGAAAGATTTGGGTGCCGTTGAAGAGCTCCCCACCCCGCGTGAAATCTTTGACCACATGCAGGAGTACGTGGTTGGCCAAGAGGCCGCCAAGCGTGCCCTCTCTGTTGCCGTCTATAACCACTACAAGCGTATTCGGGCCCAGCAGGGCCCTGCCTTTGAGGCCAAGGAGCTTTTGGCTACCGAGGGCGAAGACGTAGAGATTGCCAAGTCTAATATTCTCTTGGTTGGCCCCACCGGCTCGGGTAAGACCTACCTGGCGCAGACCCTGGCTAAGAAACTCAACGTACCTTTTGCCGTTGCCGACGCCACCAGCCTGACCGAGGCCGGCTACGTGGGTGAGGACGTTGAGAATATCCTGCTCAAGCTCATCCAGGCTGCTGACGGTGATATTGAAAAGGCCCAGCGCGGCATTATCTATATCGATGAAATCGATAAGATTTCCCGTAAGGCCGATAACCCCTCCATCACCCGGGACGTATCGGGCGAGGGAGTGCAGCAGGCTCTGCTCAAGATTCTTGAGGGCACCGAGGCAGCTGTACCCCCGCAGGGCGGGCGGAAGCACCCCCAGCAGGACTTCCTCAAGATTAATACAGCCAATATCCTCTTCATCGTCGCTGGTGCTTTTGCCGGTATCGAAGAGATTGTGGGCGGGCGAGTGGGCCGCAAGGGCATCGGCTTTGGCGCATCTATTGACCAGGCCGCTAAAGAGAGCGATATTCTCACCAAGCTCATGCCTGAGGATTTGCTCAAGTTTGGTCTGATTCCTGAATTTATTGGCCGTCTGCCCGTGCTGGCAACCCTGGGTAAGCTCACCGAATCTGACCTCAAGCGGATTCTGACCGAGCCTAAGAACGCCCTGGTCAAGCAATACAAGCGCATGTTTGCCCTCGACGGGGTCGAGCTGATTTTTGAGGACGCCGCCGTGGCAGCTATTGCCCGCCAGGCTGTTGAGCGAGATACCGGCGCCCGCGGTTTGCGCTCCATTATGGAGTCGATTCTGCAGCCGGTCATGTTCGATGTACCCAGCCGCTCAGACGTCACCTCGGTCATTATTGACGAGGCTGTTGTAGCGGGGGAGAAGGACCCGATTCTGGTGCTCGAAGCCACCGAGAAAAAATCTGCCTAA
- a CDS encoding DsbA family protein, which yields MAENTVDFWFDPTCPWCWMTSRWIKEVEIQRDVAVTWHPFSLAVLNEGRDLDPGYRKHIDNTWGPARVATAVAEQYGQEKLDELYTALGEQIHHQKNKEGTYFEKAIEAALAEVGLPAELAQVAFTDEYDEQMRASTRAGLDSAGGDDIGVPLMSINGVTFFGPVMSPAPTGEEAAKVFDGAVALASYPGFFEIKRSRNVGPIFTTEKQ from the coding sequence GTGGCTGAAAATACCGTTGATTTTTGGTTTGACCCTACCTGCCCCTGGTGCTGGATGACCTCCCGCTGGATTAAAGAGGTTGAGATCCAGCGCGATGTTGCCGTCACCTGGCACCCCTTCTCACTCGCCGTCCTGAACGAAGGCCGCGACCTTGACCCGGGCTACCGCAAACACATCGACAACACCTGGGGCCCTGCCCGCGTGGCTACCGCCGTGGCAGAACAGTACGGCCAGGAAAAACTCGATGAACTCTACACCGCCCTGGGCGAGCAGATTCACCACCAGAAAAACAAAGAGGGCACCTACTTCGAGAAGGCTATCGAAGCTGCCCTAGCTGAGGTGGGTCTTCCTGCCGAACTAGCCCAGGTTGCCTTTACCGATGAATACGACGAGCAGATGCGGGCCTCAACTCGTGCAGGTCTAGACTCTGCTGGTGGTGATGACATCGGCGTGCCCCTGATGAGCATCAACGGTGTGACCTTCTTTGGCCCCGTGATGTCACCTGCCCCCACCGGTGAAGAAGCCGCTAAGGTCTTCGACGGCGCTGTGGCTCTGGCCTCTTACCCCGGTTTCTTTGAGATTAAGCGCTCCCGCAACGTCGGCCCGATTTTCACCACCGAAAAACAGTAA